AGAAGACCGACCTCCCCACGAAGGTCTGCCCGATTTGCGGCCGGCCGTTCGTCTGGCGAAAGAAGTGGGCGCGGGACTGGCCACAAGTGGTCTATTGCAGCGAGCGTTGCCAGCGCGAAGCGCGCCGCCGGCGCCGCCGGCCCGCGGCCTAGCGGAGCGCCGCGCCGGTAAGCGTGCGCCCCTTCCAGCGCGCCCGGCCGGTATAGCGCCAGCGGATCGAGTTGAGCAGGATGCCAACACCGATGACGATCTGGAGCGGGTAGAGCAGCCCGATCCACCATGGCTGGCCGATGCGCCGGTTGACCAGCGCAAAGTTGGCCGTGGTGAGCGCGATGGCGACTACTGCCGGCCAGTTCACCGCGCCGTTCAGTGCACCGGCGATCAGTTCGATCGGCGGCCACAGGAACAATGCGATGCACGCGGCAACGAAGACGGCGCTCATGGCCAGCGAGCCATGCAGGATCGAGAAAGCGTTCTTCGAGAAGCCCGCCGCCATCTCGCGAAAGCCGCGATACATGCGGCAACGTACCCAGTCGCCGTTGCTCAGCGCGATGCGGTAGCCGCGTCGCTTGATTAGCTTTCCCATCGCCACGTCGTCCAGGATTTGGTCGCGGATGGCGTCGTGGCCGCCGCTGACAAAGTAGGCGTCGCGGCGAACGAGCAGATACTGGCCGATGGCTGCAGCGTTGAAGGGGCGCAACGCACGCTCCAGGTAGATGCGCCACGGCGAGACGAAGTTGTAGATCAGCGCAAAGCCGGCCGGCGTGAACAGCCGCTCGCCCCAGCTCCCCATCGTCTGCTGCGGGATGGCCGAGAACAGCGCGACGTCCAGACCCAGGGCGCGTTCGACGCCGGCGCGGATCGAATCGGCGCGGTGCACGGTGTCGGCATCCACGAACAACAGCCAGTCGCCGCGTGCTTGTTCGGCCAGCGATTGGCAGGCGCGACTCTTACCGTTCACGCCCGGCGGCAAAGGCTGACGATTGTGAATGACGCGCAGCCGCGCGTCATGCTGCGCGAGCCGGTCGAGGATCGTGCCGGTCGCGTCGGTCGAATCGTCGTCGAGGGCGATCACCTCGTAATTCGGGTAGTCCTGCGCTAGGAGCGAGCGAAGGCACGCCTCGATGTTGTGCGCTTCGTTACGCGCCGGCACAAGCACCGAGATCATCGGCGCGTCGGCGGTGATGCGCGTGGCTCGGCGCGATGCCCATGCCGAAAAAGCCAGATTGACCAGCAAGCTGGCGAGGCCGAGGGCGAGCAGGCCGGCGAGGAAGAGCGACCATGCGTCTGTGAACGTCATCGTGAATGTCCTGTTGATGAACGACTCATTTTTACCCGGCCGATGTTGACAGAGAACGCTGAGCTGAGGATGAAAGCGGTTGACAACCTCGCTACAATCTTCATTCCATGGCTGATGCGTTCATCGTTCCTCCACACAGCGCCGAAACCGAAGAGGCCGTCCTCGGGTCATTGTTGATTGACCCTGAGGCGATCGTGCGCGTCGCCAGCTTCCTTGCACCGGAGCACTTCTACGTAGTGAAGCATCAGTGGATCTACGAGGCCATGCTGCGCCTGCACGAGCGGCGTGAACCAATTGACCTGCTCACCGTGTCGTCGGAGCTGGCGCACAACCATCGGCTCGACGAAGCCGGTGGCGAGCCCTACATCGCCCAGCTCACCAACGCGGTGCCCACGGCGCTGAACGTGGAAGCCTATGCGCGCGCGGTGGAGGCGTTGGCCGTGCGCCGGCGCATGATCAACGCCGCTGGCGAGATCGCGCGCATCGCCTACGATCAGTCGCTGCCCATTCAGCAGGTGATCGAGAAGAGCGAGGCCACCTTGTTCGGTGTCACCGAGGGCCACGGCGAAGGGCACATGGTGCCGATCCGCAAGGCGGTGAGCGACTTCTTCGAGCGCCTAGAGTACTTGCACGAGCATCGCGATGAACCGCTCGGCATCCCCACCGGCTATCACGACCTCGACCGGCTGACCGGCGGTTTGCAGAAGGGCGACCTGATCATCGTCGCTGCCAGGCCAGGCGTGGGCAAGACTTCGTTGATGCTCAACATCGGCTACCACGCGGCACTCAAGCATCGCCAGCGTGTGGCCATCTTCAGCCTAGAAATGGGCAACGAACAACTGGTGCAGCGCTTCGTTGCTGCCGAGACCGGCATAGACTCGCAGCGCCTGCGCATCGCCGATCTGAAGGATGAAGAATGGGGCGCGCTCACGCGCGTCTCGATGCAGATGGCCGACCAAATGATCTTTCTG
The window above is part of the Candidatus Roseilinea sp. genome. Proteins encoded here:
- a CDS encoding glycosyl hydrolase; amino-acid sequence: MTFTDAWSLFLAGLLALGLASLLVNLAFSAWASRRATRITADAPMISVLVPARNEAHNIEACLRSLLAQDYPNYEVIALDDDSTDATGTILDRLAQHDARLRVIHNRQPLPPGVNGKSRACQSLAEQARGDWLLFVDADTVHRADSIRAGVERALGLDVALFSAIPQQTMGSWGERLFTPAGFALIYNFVSPWRIYLERALRPFNAAAIGQYLLVRRDAYFVSGGHDAIRDQILDDVAMGKLIKRRGYRIALSNGDWVRCRMYRGFREMAAGFSKNAFSILHGSLAMSAVFVAACIALFLWPPIELIAGALNGAVNWPAVVAIALTTANFALVNRRIGQPWWIGLLYPLQIVIGVGILLNSIRWRYTGRARWKGRTLTGAALR
- a CDS encoding replicative DNA helicase encodes the protein MADAFIVPPHSAETEEAVLGSLLIDPEAIVRVASFLAPEHFYVVKHQWIYEAMLRLHERREPIDLLTVSSELAHNHRLDEAGGEPYIAQLTNAVPTALNVEAYARAVEALAVRRRMINAAGEIARIAYDQSLPIQQVIEKSEATLFGVTEGHGEGHMVPIRKAVSDFFERLEYLHEHRDEPLGIPTGYHDLDRLTGGLQKGDLIIVAARPGVGKTSLMLNIGYHAALKHRQRVAIFSLEMGNEQLVQRFVAAETGIDSQRLRIADLKDEEWGALTRVSMQMADQMIFLDDTPSLSPLDLRVKARRIYQEYGLDLIIVDYLQLMSGEAGSRSDNRVQEISYISRSLKAIARELKVPLIAGSQLSRLVEQRSDKRPMLSDLRESGSIEQDADIVLFIYRDELYNPDTEFKNIAEIHVAKNRNGPTGKVMLFFDRRLTSFKNLAKERIEL